TTGCCAGGTTTATGCCTTACATATCCGGATCATAGATATGTTAAAGTATCTGGATGATAAAATGTATTTATGTGAACGGGAAGCGTATGTCTATAAACATTGCAAAATCTTTCACCTGGAAATGGGTAACCTTGCGGTATTTTATGAAAGGCTTGGTAAAATGATGATCAGAGCTGAAAACAGGTAACTCAGTCATTAATGAAATAATTGAGTTACCCGTACACTGTGCTTGCTTGCTGACATGTCAGATTAAACAAATGCCGGAACTGATGAGTTTGGGTCATTTCCCTGAATTTGATTTCTCCGTATTTGCGAAGGGTCAGTTGGTCTTGCTGGATATGTATCTTTAATACCCTTTACAGCTTCATACATCAGGAAACCTCCCAAAAAGGTTTCTTGTAAACCTATTACCGGATGCTTATAAAAACATCTGATACCCCTTTGAAAAATATAAGCGCCGGCTATAATTGATACCAGCCGTTTAGCTGTACCCAGATTTTCTGCATTATTGGTAGTCAAAATCTTCTTAGCGGCTAAAATGGTTAAGTTATGAGTGATTTTGTTTAACATGTGTTCTCTATTATTTCTACTATATGAATTCAACATCCGTGCCACCTTTTTGTTTTGTAATCCTGGAAAATCTTAAACTTTTCGATTGGGATCACGTTATTATTTAATCAAATAAGAATTTAAAGATTCAATTATGAAATTAGCTAATCAGAACAATAGTGACTTACTTTATGATAGGGCGATTACGTGGCTTGTAGAAAAAGGACCTAACATTCTTATAGGAATAGCAGCCTTATCAGTTGGATTATGGCTCATTAAAATTTTCTCCCGATGGATCAAAAAAAGATTTTATAATAAGGATGTTGATCCTTCTTTAAAACCTTTTTTCATCAGCCTTTCTGTCACAGCACTGCGCGTTTTACTTGTGTTCACAGTAATGCAGTTTATCGGCATACAGATGACAGTATTTGCAGCATTAATTGGTGCTTTAGGAGTTGCAGCAGGTCTGGCTTTATCAGGCACATTACAGAACTTTGCAAGCGGAGTACTTATCCTGATGCTTAAGCCGTTCAGGGTCGGAGACAATATTATTGCACAAGGTCAGGAAGGAACTGTAACTGATATTGAGATTTTTTATACCACAGTTACCACTTTTGATAACAGAGCAGTAGTTATACCCAATGGAAAACTATCAAACGAAGTTATTATCAACATCAGCACTAAAGGAAGCCGGAGGCTCGATATTGAAGTTAAGTTTAGTTATGGTATAGATTATGATCAGCTGTTTAAGCTGGTTACACAAACCATCAATGATTCATCAGACTTACTAAAAGATCCTGCCCATCGGATAGGAATTTCACTACTGGAAGAAACAGGATATAAAGTAATGATCAGTGTCTGGTTAAAATCACATGGGTTCAATGATGCTAAACTCCTTTTTCAGGAAAAACTGATGGAAGCATTAAAAAAAGGGGGTATCCCGCTTCCGGGTATTACCCCCAAATAACTGATCCGGTCCGTTTTAATGAAAAGATATGACTGCGCTATCTTTGTCCAGTTCGACCTTATGTTTGATATTTTTTCTTCCAAAATAAAGAATAGCTAAAGCAAGAATTGAAGTTGAAGCCATAATAGATACCATCGGTACTGATGAATGTGCATCAAACAAACTTACAACAACCGAAGCTAATGTACCCAGCCCCATCTGAATTGCTCCCATTAAAGCTGATGCACTGCCTGCATTTTTAGTAAATGGGGCTAATGTAAGGGCAGACGCATTTGGACTGGCAAAACCAAGACAGCTTAAGAATATAAATAGTAAAATGATTGTTTCTGTCAGGCCAAACCAACCATTGACGCTACCAATCAAAAATACAATACCAGTAATCGCCTGGCAGGTCAATGCTCCAAATATAAGCTGCTCACTGCTGTATTTTCTAAGCATCAGTGTATTGACCTGGCTGGCACCAATTAAACCGATTGATAAGAAAGCGAATATCCAGCCATAAGTTTTCTCACTTACAGCAAAAATCTTCATAAATAACAGGGGAGAGCCCGATATATAAGCGAAGAGCCCTCCGAATGCTACAGCTCCTGTAAAGGCATAAGTATAGAACTGTGGCTCTTTTAAAACAGCAAGGAACCCCATTATAATAGGTTTCGGCTTTAAAGAAATTGTGGTATCAGGCTTATAAGTTCCAGGAAGTCCAAAAACACTTGCAATAAGGTTTAGCAGCCCTAATAACATTAACACCAGGAATACAGCGTGCCAGCCATAAGTAGAAGTTATATAACCACCAACGGTTGG
The sequence above is drawn from the Pedobacter cryoconitis genome and encodes:
- a CDS encoding mechanosensitive ion channel family protein, which produces MKLANQNNSDLLYDRAITWLVEKGPNILIGIAALSVGLWLIKIFSRWIKKRFYNKDVDPSLKPFFISLSVTALRVLLVFTVMQFIGIQMTVFAALIGALGVAAGLALSGTLQNFASGVLILMLKPFRVGDNIIAQGQEGTVTDIEIFYTTVTTFDNRAVVIPNGKLSNEVIINISTKGSRRLDIEVKFSYGIDYDQLFKLVTQTINDSSDLLKDPAHRIGISLLEETGYKVMISVWLKSHGFNDAKLLFQEKLMEALKKGGIPLPGITPK
- a CDS encoding multidrug effflux MFS transporter; the protein is MTKKKHFFLILLLGSLTALGPFSIDMYLPGFPAIAKDLNTSIARVSLSLSGFFIGISLGQLLYGPLLDRFGRKKPLFIGLVIYILASLGCAYTTSIDALIVLRCVQALGSCAAAVASIAMVRDLFPVHENAKVFALLWLVVGVSPMIAPTVGGYITSTYGWHAVFLVLMLLGLLNLIASVFGLPGTYKPDTTISLKPKPIIMGFLAVLKEPQFYTYAFTGAVAFGGLFAYISGSPLLFMKIFAVSEKTYGWIFAFLSIGLIGASQVNTLMLRKYSSEQLIFGALTCQAITGIVFLIGSVNGWFGLTETIILLFIFLSCLGFASPNASALTLAPFTKNAGSASALMGAIQMGLGTLASVVVSLFDAHSSVPMVSIMASTSILALAILYFGRKNIKHKVELDKDSAVISFH